From Etheostoma spectabile isolate EspeVRDwgs_2016 chromosome 19, UIUC_Espe_1.0, whole genome shotgun sequence, the proteins below share one genomic window:
- the ankrd53 gene encoding ankyrin repeat domain-containing protein 53 isoform X2: MEPVNKSGKRRRGKCKNRKLVHKAPPDRIVFPAVVGSPEKLDSSVSRQGLSALHMACLYGQLATVRLLVESRQEWINGSDLHGRRPVHMVLSSRSSPNTSSCLKYLLEHEADVNITTDSGTSPLHLAASEGLLDCTEILLQAGADVLAQDNMGHTPLDLARIWCHRKVARYLKSSMWQTDKKKEMQERELVQTLYSDLVDMVKLNKLNQKTLIDEKMAEWANKKGFPLLKDFSPRVWESQYHTQCLPSDQSSSKPKHAKHPLKHQPEGPLEDKITSNKQPPASSSRPWNIFLGLQPEKPPREPDLRGSVMVWRDSSSRRPQYTTKWDSTCRPTPDVPLDILERVLFPRAFPSRIASPRYFEPQDIVEVQHRGYPQGRSTSPWTEVAMHLAEVLEPGHY, translated from the exons ATGGAACCTGTCAACAAATCCGGAAAACGGAGACGTGGGAAATGTAAAAATAG AAAACTTGTCCACAAAGCTCCCCCAGACAGGATCGTGTTTCCAGCTGTTGTAGGGAGCCCAGAGAAGCTGGATAGCAGTGTGAGCAGACAG GGTCTGTCAGCTCTTCACATGGCCTGCCTTTACGGCCAGCTGGCTACTGTTCGGCTCCTGGTGGAGTCCAGGCAAGAGTGGATCAATGGCAGTGATCTCCATGGTCGCCGGCCTGTTCACATGGTCCTGTCCTCCCGGAGCTCCCCCAACACCTCCTCCTGCCTCAAATACCTGCTGGAGCACGAGGCTGACGTCAACAT TACCACAGATTCAGGCACGAGCCCGCTGCACCTGGCTGCCTCTGAAGGCCTCCTGGACTGCACAGAGATCCTCTTGCAGGCCGGAGCAGATGTCTTGGcccaggacaacatgggacacacGCCTCTGGATTTGGCCCGCATTTGGTGCCACAGGAAGGTGGCAAG GTATCTGAAAAGCTCCATGTGGCAGAcagataagaaaaaagaaatgcaggaGAGAGAGCTAGTTCAAACTTTATACAGTGATCTTGTGGATATGGTCAAACTGAATAAGCTCAATCAAAAG ACACTTATAGATGAGAAGATGGCAGAATGGgcaaacaaaaaaggttttcctCTCCTGAAGGACTTCTCCCCCAGAGTCTGGGAGAGCCAGTACCACACCCAGTGCCTCCCGTCAGATCAGAGCAGTTCTAAACCAAAACATGCCAAGCACCCATTGAAGCACCAGCCAGAAGGTCCTCTGGAGGACAAGATCACCTCCAATAAGCAGCCTCCAGCCTCATCCTCCAGACCCTGGAACATCTTCCTGGGCCTCCAGCCAGAGAAACCCCCCAGAGAGCCGGACCTCCGAGGCAGTGTCATGGTGTGgagggacagcagcagcaggcggCCTCAGTACACCACCAAATGGGACAGCACATGTCGCCCCACCCCTGACGTGCCTCTGGATATCCTCGAGAGGGTGTTGTTTCCCAGAGCATTCCCTTCCAGGATCGCCTCCCCACGGTACTTTGAGCCACAGGACATTGTGGAGGTCCAGCACAGAGGATACCCCCAGGGGCGGAGCACCTCCCCCTGGACAGAGGTGGCCATGCACCTGGCTGAGGTCCTGGAGCCTGGACACTACTGA
- the ankrd53 gene encoding ankyrin repeat domain-containing protein 53 isoform X1 — protein sequence MEPVNKSGKRRRGKCKNRKLVHKAPPDRIVFPAVVGSPEKLDSSVSRQGLSALHMACLYGQLATVRLLVESRQEWINGSDLHGRRPVHMVLSSRSSPNTSSCLKYLLEHEADVNISTTDSGTSPLHLAASEGLLDCTEILLQAGADVLAQDNMGHTPLDLARIWCHRKVARYLKSSMWQTDKKKEMQERELVQTLYSDLVDMVKLNKLNQKTLIDEKMAEWANKKGFPLLKDFSPRVWESQYHTQCLPSDQSSSKPKHAKHPLKHQPEGPLEDKITSNKQPPASSSRPWNIFLGLQPEKPPREPDLRGSVMVWRDSSSRRPQYTTKWDSTCRPTPDVPLDILERVLFPRAFPSRIASPRYFEPQDIVEVQHRGYPQGRSTSPWTEVAMHLAEVLEPGHY from the exons ATGGAACCTGTCAACAAATCCGGAAAACGGAGACGTGGGAAATGTAAAAATAG AAAACTTGTCCACAAAGCTCCCCCAGACAGGATCGTGTTTCCAGCTGTTGTAGGGAGCCCAGAGAAGCTGGATAGCAGTGTGAGCAGACAG GGTCTGTCAGCTCTTCACATGGCCTGCCTTTACGGCCAGCTGGCTACTGTTCGGCTCCTGGTGGAGTCCAGGCAAGAGTGGATCAATGGCAGTGATCTCCATGGTCGCCGGCCTGTTCACATGGTCCTGTCCTCCCGGAGCTCCCCCAACACCTCCTCCTGCCTCAAATACCTGCTGGAGCACGAGGCTGACGTCAACAT CAGTACCACAGATTCAGGCACGAGCCCGCTGCACCTGGCTGCCTCTGAAGGCCTCCTGGACTGCACAGAGATCCTCTTGCAGGCCGGAGCAGATGTCTTGGcccaggacaacatgggacacacGCCTCTGGATTTGGCCCGCATTTGGTGCCACAGGAAGGTGGCAAG GTATCTGAAAAGCTCCATGTGGCAGAcagataagaaaaaagaaatgcaggaGAGAGAGCTAGTTCAAACTTTATACAGTGATCTTGTGGATATGGTCAAACTGAATAAGCTCAATCAAAAG ACACTTATAGATGAGAAGATGGCAGAATGGgcaaacaaaaaaggttttcctCTCCTGAAGGACTTCTCCCCCAGAGTCTGGGAGAGCCAGTACCACACCCAGTGCCTCCCGTCAGATCAGAGCAGTTCTAAACCAAAACATGCCAAGCACCCATTGAAGCACCAGCCAGAAGGTCCTCTGGAGGACAAGATCACCTCCAATAAGCAGCCTCCAGCCTCATCCTCCAGACCCTGGAACATCTTCCTGGGCCTCCAGCCAGAGAAACCCCCCAGAGAGCCGGACCTCCGAGGCAGTGTCATGGTGTGgagggacagcagcagcaggcggCCTCAGTACACCACCAAATGGGACAGCACATGTCGCCCCACCCCTGACGTGCCTCTGGATATCCTCGAGAGGGTGTTGTTTCCCAGAGCATTCCCTTCCAGGATCGCCTCCCCACGGTACTTTGAGCCACAGGACATTGTGGAGGTCCAGCACAGAGGATACCCCCAGGGGCGGAGCACCTCCCCCTGGACAGAGGTGGCCATGCACCTGGCTGAGGTCCTGGAGCCTGGACACTACTGA
- the tex261 gene encoding protein TEX261: protein MWFIYLLSWLSLVIQISFVTLAIAAGLYYLAELIEEYTVATSRIIKYMIMFSTGMLAGLYLFEGFPVLMVGVGLFTNLVYFGLLQTFPYILLSSPNFILSCVLVVVNHYMAFQYFAQEYYPFSEVLAYFTICLWVIPFAFFVSLSAGENVLPSTMQQGDDVVSNYFTKGKRGKRSGILLVFSFLKEAVLPSRQKMY from the exons atgtggtttatttatttactcagCTGGCTGTCGTTAGTCATCCAGATATCCTTCGTCACTCTAGCAATAG CTGCTGGCCTCTACTACTTGGCGGAACTAATAGAAGAATACACAGTAGCCACCAGTCGAATAATAAAGTACATGATAATG TTCTCGACAGGTATGCTGGCAGGTCTCTATCTTTTTGAAGGCTTCCCAGTGTTGATGGTGGGAGTCGGCCTCTTCACCAACCTGGTGTACTTCGGTCTCCTGCAGACTTTCCCCTACATACTGCTGAGCTCCCCAAACTTCATCCTCTCCTGTG TGTTGGTGGTGGTGAACCATTATATGGCCTTCCAGTACTTCGCACAAGAGTATTATCCATTCTCAGAG GTGCTGGCTTACTTCACCATCTGCTTGTGGGTGATCCCCTTCGCCTTCTTTGTGTCACTGTCGGCGGGGGAAAATGTGCTTCCGTCCACCATGCAACAAGGAG ATGATGTGGTGTCTAATTACTTCACCAAAGGCAAGAGGGGGAAGAGGTCTGGGATCCTCCTCGTGTTCTCTTTCCTCAAGGAGGCAGTGCTGCCCAGCCGACAGAAAATGTACTGA